The Aquila chrysaetos chrysaetos chromosome 16, bAquChr1.4, whole genome shotgun sequence genome has a segment encoding these proteins:
- the SYT7 gene encoding synaptotagmin-7 isoform X4 — MYLHPEAASAGAPSRDVLLVSAIITVSLSVTIVLCGICQWCQRKLGKRYKTSLETVGTPDSSRGRSEKKTINFEDSTLSTATTLEYIPTSAGDPKCQRPRTLMRQQSLQQPLSQHQRANHSQPTTSQSLGHLQAHSGSSAGAGNPRGSRGGQARQGIAAGSKHRTAGGRSRSNPGSWDHMVGQIRNRGLDMKSFLEGRMVVLSLVLGLSEQDDFANIPDLQPAGTQPNQPNAQGDKRLPAGGKAVNTAPVPGQPPHDESDRKTEPRSSVSDLVNSLTSEMLMLSPGSEDDEGHDGVSRENLGRIQFSVGYNFQESTLTVKIMKAQELPAKDFSGTSDPFVKIYLLPDKKHKLETKVKRKNLNPHWNETFLFEGFPYEKVVQRVLYLQVLDYDRFSRNDPIGEVSIPLNKVDLTQMQTFWKDLKPCSDGSGSRGELLLSLCYNPSANSIVVNIIKARNLKAMDIGGTSDPYVKVWLMYKDKRVEKKKTVVMKRCLNPVFNESFAFDIPTERLRETTIVITVMDKDRLSRNDVIGKIYLSWKSGPGEVKHWKDMIARPRQAVAQWHQLKA; from the exons ACCGTGGGAACTCCGGACTCCAGCCGAGGCCgcagtgaaaagaaaaccatcaa TTTCGAGGACTCCACCTTGTCCACAGCCACTACCCTTGAGTATATCCCCACCTCAGCAGGCGACCCCAAATGCCAGAGGCCCCGCACGCTCATGCGCCAGCAAAGTCTGCAGCAGCCCCTCAGCCAGCACCAACGCGCCAACCACAGCCAGCCCACCACCAGCCAGAGCCTGGGCCACCTCCAGGCCCACAGCGGCTCCTCCGCCGGCGCCGGCAACCCCCGGGGCTCCCGCGGCGGCCAGGCGCGCCAGGGCATCGCCGCCGGCTCCAAGCATCGGACGGCTGGCGGCCGGAGCCGCTCCAATCCCGGCAGCTGGGACCACATGGTGGGGCAAATCCGCAACCGCGGCTTGGACATGAAGTCCTTCCT GGAAGGCCGGATGGTGGTGTTATCCCTGGTTTTGGGACTCTCAGAGCAAGATGACTTTGCCAATATCCCCGACCTGCAACCCGCTGGGACGCAGCCGAACCAGCCGAACGCTCAGGGGGACAAGAG GTTGCCGGCCGGTGGCAAGGCGGTGAACACAGCGCCGGTGCCCGGGCAGCCACCGCATGATGAGTCCGACCGCAAGACGGAGCCGCGCTCCTCCGTCTCCGACCTGGTCAACTCACTGACCAGTGAGATGCTCATG ctctccccaggctCCGAGGACGACGAGGGCCACGATGGCGTCAGCCGGGAGAACCTGGGTCGCATCCAGTTCAGCGTCGGCTACAACTTCCAGGAGTCCACCCTGACCGTCAAGATCATGAAGGCGCAGGAGCTGCCGGCCAAGGACTTCAGCGGCACCAGTGACCCATTTGTCAAGATCTACCTGCTCCCCGACAAGAAGCACAAGTTGGAGACCAAGGTGAAGCGGAAGAACCTCAACCCGCACTGGAACGAGACCTTCCTCTTCGAAG GGTTCCCCTACGAGAAAGTGGTGCAGCGGGTGCTGTACCTCCAGGTCCTGGACTATGACCGCTTCAGCCGCAACGACCCCATCGGGGAGGTGTCCATCCCTCTCAACAAGGTGGACCTCACCCAGATGCAGACCTTCTGGAAGGACCTGAAGCCGTGCAGCGACGGCAGC GGAAGCcgtggggagctgctgctgtcgCTGTGCTACAACCCCTCCGCCAACTCCATCGTGGTGAACATCATCAAAGCGCGTAACCTCAAAGCCATGGACATCGGGGGCACGTCAG ACCCCTACGTGAAGGTGTGGCTGATGTACAAGGACAAGCGGGTGGAGAAGAAGAAGACAGTGGTCATGAAGCGGTGCCTGAACCCCGTCTTCAACGAGTCCTTCGCCTTCGACATCCCTACGGAGCGGCTGCGCGAGACGACCATCGTCATCACCGTCATGGACAAGGACAGGCTGAGCCGCAACGACGTCATCGGCAAG ATCTACCTGTCCTGGAAGAGCGGCCCCGGGGAGGTGAAGCACTGGAAGGACATGATCGCCCGTCCCCGGCAGGCGGTGGCACAGTGGCACCAGCTGAAAGCCTGA
- the SYT7 gene encoding synaptotagmin-7 isoform X3: protein MYLHPEAASAGAPSRDVLLVSAIITVSLSVTIVLCGICQWCQRKLGKRYKTSLETVGTPDSSRGRSEKKTINDLDRDFWNNNDNTVQQKWSSYPPKEFILNISPYAPYGDPRLSLNFEDSTLSTATTLEYIPTSAGDPKCQRPRTLMRQQSLQQPLSQHQRANHSQPTTSQSLGHLQAHSGSSAGAGNPRGSRGGQARQGIAAGSKHRTAGGRSRSNPGSWDHMVGQIRNRGLDMKSFLEGRMVVLSLVLGLSEQDDFANIPDLQPAGTQPNQPNAQGDKRLPAGGKAVNTAPVPGQPPHDESDRKTEPRSSVSDLVNSLTSEMLMLSPGSEDDEGHDGVSRENLGRIQFSVGYNFQESTLTVKIMKAQELPAKDFSGTSDPFVKIYLLPDKKHKLETKVKRKNLNPHWNETFLFEGFPYEKVVQRVLYLQVLDYDRFSRNDPIGEVSIPLNKVDLTQMQTFWKDLKPCSDGSGSRGELLLSLCYNPSANSIVVNIIKARNLKAMDIGGTSDPYVKVWLMYKDKRVEKKKTVVMKRCLNPVFNESFAFDIPTERLRETTIVITVMDKDRLSRNDVIGKIYLSWKSGPGEVKHWKDMIARPRQAVAQWHQLKA from the exons ACCGTGGGAACTCCGGACTCCAGCCGAGGCCgcagtgaaaagaaaaccatcaa CGATCTAGACAGAGACTTTTGGAATAACAATGACAACACAGTGCAGCAGAAATGGAGCTCCTACCCTCCCAAGGAGTTTATACTAAACATTTCACCTTACGCCCCGTACGGTGATCCGCGGCTTTCCCTCAA TTTCGAGGACTCCACCTTGTCCACAGCCACTACCCTTGAGTATATCCCCACCTCAGCAGGCGACCCCAAATGCCAGAGGCCCCGCACGCTCATGCGCCAGCAAAGTCTGCAGCAGCCCCTCAGCCAGCACCAACGCGCCAACCACAGCCAGCCCACCACCAGCCAGAGCCTGGGCCACCTCCAGGCCCACAGCGGCTCCTCCGCCGGCGCCGGCAACCCCCGGGGCTCCCGCGGCGGCCAGGCGCGCCAGGGCATCGCCGCCGGCTCCAAGCATCGGACGGCTGGCGGCCGGAGCCGCTCCAATCCCGGCAGCTGGGACCACATGGTGGGGCAAATCCGCAACCGCGGCTTGGACATGAAGTCCTTCCT GGAAGGCCGGATGGTGGTGTTATCCCTGGTTTTGGGACTCTCAGAGCAAGATGACTTTGCCAATATCCCCGACCTGCAACCCGCTGGGACGCAGCCGAACCAGCCGAACGCTCAGGGGGACAAGAG GTTGCCGGCCGGTGGCAAGGCGGTGAACACAGCGCCGGTGCCCGGGCAGCCACCGCATGATGAGTCCGACCGCAAGACGGAGCCGCGCTCCTCCGTCTCCGACCTGGTCAACTCACTGACCAGTGAGATGCTCATG ctctccccaggctCCGAGGACGACGAGGGCCACGATGGCGTCAGCCGGGAGAACCTGGGTCGCATCCAGTTCAGCGTCGGCTACAACTTCCAGGAGTCCACCCTGACCGTCAAGATCATGAAGGCGCAGGAGCTGCCGGCCAAGGACTTCAGCGGCACCAGTGACCCATTTGTCAAGATCTACCTGCTCCCCGACAAGAAGCACAAGTTGGAGACCAAGGTGAAGCGGAAGAACCTCAACCCGCACTGGAACGAGACCTTCCTCTTCGAAG GGTTCCCCTACGAGAAAGTGGTGCAGCGGGTGCTGTACCTCCAGGTCCTGGACTATGACCGCTTCAGCCGCAACGACCCCATCGGGGAGGTGTCCATCCCTCTCAACAAGGTGGACCTCACCCAGATGCAGACCTTCTGGAAGGACCTGAAGCCGTGCAGCGACGGCAGC GGAAGCcgtggggagctgctgctgtcgCTGTGCTACAACCCCTCCGCCAACTCCATCGTGGTGAACATCATCAAAGCGCGTAACCTCAAAGCCATGGACATCGGGGGCACGTCAG ACCCCTACGTGAAGGTGTGGCTGATGTACAAGGACAAGCGGGTGGAGAAGAAGAAGACAGTGGTCATGAAGCGGTGCCTGAACCCCGTCTTCAACGAGTCCTTCGCCTTCGACATCCCTACGGAGCGGCTGCGCGAGACGACCATCGTCATCACCGTCATGGACAAGGACAGGCTGAGCCGCAACGACGTCATCGGCAAG ATCTACCTGTCCTGGAAGAGCGGCCCCGGGGAGGTGAAGCACTGGAAGGACATGATCGCCCGTCCCCGGCAGGCGGTGGCACAGTGGCACCAGCTGAAAGCCTGA
- the SYT7 gene encoding synaptotagmin-7 isoform X1 produces MYLHPEAASAGAPSRDVLLVSAIITVSLSVTIVLCGICQWCQRKLGKRYKTSLETVGTPDSSRGRSEKKTINDLDRDFWNNNDNTVQQKWSSYPPKEFILNISPYAPYGDPRLSLNGSLLSGAKLTASAAAGLAGERDGRPGEKQRLGEDGMRSSVSAHSEPGTGKAARGRWHTVQSHLAAGKLSLSNFEDSTLSTATTLEYIPTSAGDPKCQRPRTLMRQQSLQQPLSQHQRANHSQPTTSQSLGHLQAHSGSSAGAGNPRGSRGGQARQGIAAGSKHRTAGGRSRSNPGSWDHMVGQIRNRGLDMKSFLEGRMVVLSLVLGLSEQDDFANIPDLQPAGTQPNQPNAQGDKRLPAGGKAVNTAPVPGQPPHDESDRKTEPRSSVSDLVNSLTSEMLMLSPGSEDDEGHDGVSRENLGRIQFSVGYNFQESTLTVKIMKAQELPAKDFSGTSDPFVKIYLLPDKKHKLETKVKRKNLNPHWNETFLFEGFPYEKVVQRVLYLQVLDYDRFSRNDPIGEVSIPLNKVDLTQMQTFWKDLKPCSDGSGSRGELLLSLCYNPSANSIVVNIIKARNLKAMDIGGTSDPYVKVWLMYKDKRVEKKKTVVMKRCLNPVFNESFAFDIPTERLRETTIVITVMDKDRLSRNDVIGKIYLSWKSGPGEVKHWKDMIARPRQAVAQWHQLKA; encoded by the exons ACCGTGGGAACTCCGGACTCCAGCCGAGGCCgcagtgaaaagaaaaccatcaa CGATCTAGACAGAGACTTTTGGAATAACAATGACAACACAGTGCAGCAGAAATGGAGCTCCTACCCTCCCAAGGAGTTTATACTAAACATTTCACCTTACGCCCCGTACGGTGATCCGCGGCTTTCCCTCAA TGGCTCTCTGTTATCAGGGGCCAAGCTGACGGCATCGGCCGCCGCGGGGTTGGCGGGGGAGCGCGATGGCCGCCCCGGGGAGAAGCAGCGGCTCGGCGAGGACGGCATGAGGAGCAGCGTCTCTGCCCACAGCGAGCCCGGCACGGGGAAGGCGGCGCGAGGCCGCTGGCACACGGTGCAGAGCCACTTGGCCGCAGGGAAGCTCAGCCTGTCCAA TTTCGAGGACTCCACCTTGTCCACAGCCACTACCCTTGAGTATATCCCCACCTCAGCAGGCGACCCCAAATGCCAGAGGCCCCGCACGCTCATGCGCCAGCAAAGTCTGCAGCAGCCCCTCAGCCAGCACCAACGCGCCAACCACAGCCAGCCCACCACCAGCCAGAGCCTGGGCCACCTCCAGGCCCACAGCGGCTCCTCCGCCGGCGCCGGCAACCCCCGGGGCTCCCGCGGCGGCCAGGCGCGCCAGGGCATCGCCGCCGGCTCCAAGCATCGGACGGCTGGCGGCCGGAGCCGCTCCAATCCCGGCAGCTGGGACCACATGGTGGGGCAAATCCGCAACCGCGGCTTGGACATGAAGTCCTTCCT GGAAGGCCGGATGGTGGTGTTATCCCTGGTTTTGGGACTCTCAGAGCAAGATGACTTTGCCAATATCCCCGACCTGCAACCCGCTGGGACGCAGCCGAACCAGCCGAACGCTCAGGGGGACAAGAG GTTGCCGGCCGGTGGCAAGGCGGTGAACACAGCGCCGGTGCCCGGGCAGCCACCGCATGATGAGTCCGACCGCAAGACGGAGCCGCGCTCCTCCGTCTCCGACCTGGTCAACTCACTGACCAGTGAGATGCTCATG ctctccccaggctCCGAGGACGACGAGGGCCACGATGGCGTCAGCCGGGAGAACCTGGGTCGCATCCAGTTCAGCGTCGGCTACAACTTCCAGGAGTCCACCCTGACCGTCAAGATCATGAAGGCGCAGGAGCTGCCGGCCAAGGACTTCAGCGGCACCAGTGACCCATTTGTCAAGATCTACCTGCTCCCCGACAAGAAGCACAAGTTGGAGACCAAGGTGAAGCGGAAGAACCTCAACCCGCACTGGAACGAGACCTTCCTCTTCGAAG GGTTCCCCTACGAGAAAGTGGTGCAGCGGGTGCTGTACCTCCAGGTCCTGGACTATGACCGCTTCAGCCGCAACGACCCCATCGGGGAGGTGTCCATCCCTCTCAACAAGGTGGACCTCACCCAGATGCAGACCTTCTGGAAGGACCTGAAGCCGTGCAGCGACGGCAGC GGAAGCcgtggggagctgctgctgtcgCTGTGCTACAACCCCTCCGCCAACTCCATCGTGGTGAACATCATCAAAGCGCGTAACCTCAAAGCCATGGACATCGGGGGCACGTCAG ACCCCTACGTGAAGGTGTGGCTGATGTACAAGGACAAGCGGGTGGAGAAGAAGAAGACAGTGGTCATGAAGCGGTGCCTGAACCCCGTCTTCAACGAGTCCTTCGCCTTCGACATCCCTACGGAGCGGCTGCGCGAGACGACCATCGTCATCACCGTCATGGACAAGGACAGGCTGAGCCGCAACGACGTCATCGGCAAG ATCTACCTGTCCTGGAAGAGCGGCCCCGGGGAGGTGAAGCACTGGAAGGACATGATCGCCCGTCCCCGGCAGGCGGTGGCACAGTGGCACCAGCTGAAAGCCTGA
- the SYT7 gene encoding synaptotagmin-7 isoform X2, protein MYLHPEAASAGAPSRDVLLVSAIITVSLSVTIVLCGICQWCQRKLGKRYKTSLETVGTPDSSRGRSEKKTINDLDRDFWNNNDNTVQQKWSSYPPKEFILNISPYAPYGDPRLSLNGSLLSGAKLTASAAAGLAGERDGRPGEKQRLGEDGMRSSVSAHSEPGTGKAARGRWHTVQSHLAAGKLSLSNFEDSTLSTATTLEYIPTSAGDPKCQRPRTLMRQQSLQQPLSQHQRANHSQPTTSQSLGHLQAHSGSSAGAGNPRGSRGGQARQGIAAGSKHRTAGGRSRSNPGSWDHMVGQIRNRGLDMKSFLEGRMVVLSLVLGLSEQDDFANIPDLQPAGTQPNQPNAQGDKRYERGRGQSRRRRRRGPHPGRRRRRRRLASWSAKVGAAQGGPAGTVTSAALPCRHPRFCPRSGGTERTPHPFLLPPCPLPPAIPPPPAPPRPGCMLGGGHTLGSGAQGKGEPLCQGKNGVQGRTRWGGGGGGTGRDTPVMPHRQLSLVLSQRMSRARRCRDLQPGGDVCSPAAPPGTSLRWHVLSPCLNPKADWGGGKASATGWPVGGHTRYPPPPPFSSKQAARRRGTAPRLRLLPAFPGVPKARHRIWHRHQSPASTQPRPSARAGRSRGAPRCWERGVNPLRSGEEV, encoded by the exons ACCGTGGGAACTCCGGACTCCAGCCGAGGCCgcagtgaaaagaaaaccatcaa CGATCTAGACAGAGACTTTTGGAATAACAATGACAACACAGTGCAGCAGAAATGGAGCTCCTACCCTCCCAAGGAGTTTATACTAAACATTTCACCTTACGCCCCGTACGGTGATCCGCGGCTTTCCCTCAA TGGCTCTCTGTTATCAGGGGCCAAGCTGACGGCATCGGCCGCCGCGGGGTTGGCGGGGGAGCGCGATGGCCGCCCCGGGGAGAAGCAGCGGCTCGGCGAGGACGGCATGAGGAGCAGCGTCTCTGCCCACAGCGAGCCCGGCACGGGGAAGGCGGCGCGAGGCCGCTGGCACACGGTGCAGAGCCACTTGGCCGCAGGGAAGCTCAGCCTGTCCAA TTTCGAGGACTCCACCTTGTCCACAGCCACTACCCTTGAGTATATCCCCACCTCAGCAGGCGACCCCAAATGCCAGAGGCCCCGCACGCTCATGCGCCAGCAAAGTCTGCAGCAGCCCCTCAGCCAGCACCAACGCGCCAACCACAGCCAGCCCACCACCAGCCAGAGCCTGGGCCACCTCCAGGCCCACAGCGGCTCCTCCGCCGGCGCCGGCAACCCCCGGGGCTCCCGCGGCGGCCAGGCGCGCCAGGGCATCGCCGCCGGCTCCAAGCATCGGACGGCTGGCGGCCGGAGCCGCTCCAATCCCGGCAGCTGGGACCACATGGTGGGGCAAATCCGCAACCGCGGCTTGGACATGAAGTCCTTCCT GGAAGGCCGGATGGTGGTGTTATCCCTGGTTTTGGGACTCTCAGAGCAAGATGACTTTGCCAATATCCCCGACCTGCAACCCGCTGGGACGCAGCCGAACCAGCCGAACGCTCAGGGGGACAAGAGGTATGAGCGAGGACGAGGGCAGTCCCGCAGGAGGAGGAGACGAGGTCCTCATccagg gaggaggaggaggaggaggaggctggccTCGTGGAGCGCGAAGGTTGGAGCGGCACAGGGTGGCCCAGCGGGCACGGTGACATCTGCGGCTCTCCCCTGCCGGCACCCGCGGTTCTGCCCTCGGAGCGGCGGCACCGAGAGGACCCcccatcccttcctcctccctccctgccctctccctcctgccatcCCCCCgccaccagcccccccccgccctggctgcatgctggggggggggcacacgcTCGGGAGCGGGGCGCAGGGCAAGGGAGAGCCCCTGTGCCAGGGGAAGAATGGGGTGCAGGGGAGGACGaggtgggggggcgggggggggggaacgggacgGGACACCCCGGTGATGCCGCATCGGCAGCTGAGCCTCGTCCTGTCCCAACGCATGTCTCGTGCACGGCGCTGCCGCGACCTCCAGCCCGGCGGGGACGTTTGCAGCCCGGCAGCTCCCCCGGGGACATCCCTGCGGTGGCATGTCCTCAGCCCTTGCTTGAACCCCAAGGCTGACTGGGGAGGGGGCAAAGCAAGTGCCACAGGCTGGCCGGTGGGGGGACATACGCGTtaccccccaccaccacctttctCTTCCAAGCAAGCTGCGCGGCGGCGCGGCACAGCCCCTCGCCTccggctgctccctgccttccccGGGGTGCCGAAGGCTCGGCACCGCATCTGGCACCGGCACCAGAGCCCAGCCAGCACTCAGCCGCGGCCGTCGGCgagggctggcaggagcagaggggccCCACgctgctgggagaggggtgTTAATCCCCTCCGGAGCGGGGAGGAGGTGTGA